The Acidipropionibacterium virtanenii DNA segment GGTGGGCCAGACCCCCAGCTCATACCGCGGGCGCCGCCACGACGCGGTCGAGGCGCTGCCGCCCTGCATCGCCCAGATCCTGGGACGCCCGATGCCGCTGCACTGACGAGGCGGCCCCCAAACGGTTCTGGACACTCCGACAGGGCGCGCCGGGCCGGGGCGGAGGTGGTCCAGGAACCGGCCGACCAGCCCCGGGGCCCCCGGGACTGCGCCTTCAGGGATCCGGCCGGGAACCTGGTGGGGATCCAGGCGCTCTGACACCGGCCTCACGGGCGCCCGGCCGGCACCGCCACCACCGACTGGGCCAGGGCGAGGGCCGCCATCACGGCCAGCGGGACTGTCCATCCACCCGTCTCCCCGGCCAGTCGGCCGATCAGCACGGGCCCGAGGGCGGCCATCAGGTAGCCCGCCGACTGGGCCGCCCCCGACAGCCGCGCGGTCTCGGCCGTGCTGCGCCCGCGCATACCGATCAACGACAGTGCGACGACCAGGGACGCGCCGCTGCCCAGGCCCGCGACCGCGACCCACACCACTGCCGCCCCGGGTGCCGTCAGAAGCCCTAGGAGACCGATGAACAGGGGCAGGCTGGCGGCCAGCGCCGCCCCGACCTGGGAGGACGGGTTCCTCATGAGACTGGGGATCGCCAGCCCCGAGGCGATCCCCACGCACTGGAACACGAAGAGGTGCATCCCCGCCGCGGCCGGCGTCTGCCCCGAGGCAGCCTCAATGGTCGGCAGCCAGGTGACGGTGGTGTAGAAGGAGGTCGACTGAAGCCCCATGAATGCCGTCACCAGCCAGGTCTGGCGGCGTCTCCACAATGATCCGACCACCGCCGGCGCGTCGCCCGCAGTCCCGTCGCCCGCCTCGCGGCTCCTGTCGACCGGCGCACCGGAACACCGCGAGATCCACACCACTGCGACGGCCCCGGCCGGCAGGGCCCAGATCCCCAGCGCGGCACGCCACCCGAGCGCGTCGGCCAGGGGCACCGCCGCCGCAGAGGCGAGGGCTGCGGCCAGGGTGATACAGGCCGAGTAGACGCCGGTGGCCGCCGACACGCGGCCGGAATAGTCGCGGCGCACGAGGACCGGCACCAGGACGTTGCCGATCGCTATCGCAGAGCCCACCACGACCGTCCCGGCCCACAGCCCGGGGGTGCCCGTGGCCGATCGCACCACGATCCCGGCCGCCAGCAGCACCAGCGCGATCAGCACGGTACGATCGGCGCCCAGCCGCGCGGCGATCCGATGGACGAGCGGGGAGACGGCGGCGAAGGCCAGCAGGGGAAGCGAACCGATGAGTCCCTGAGCACCCTCGCCGAGCCGCAGTTCTGCGCCGATGCGCGGCAGCACCGGGCCGACCGCCGTGAGGGCCGGCCGCAGATTGAGCGCCACCAGGAAGACCAGCGCCGCCGTCACCGGCCCCCGGGACAGGCTGGGGAGGCGACGTCGGACACGGGAGGGCATACGGGTCTTCGGCACGGCTCCCACGACTACCACAAGGTGATTCGAGGGCCGGACCCCCGGGGCCGCCCGGTGGCTGATCTCGGCGGTCTGCCTGGTCCTGGCCGCCCGTCTGGTCGTCGGGATGATCGCCGAACTGCGACGCGGCAGCTACGAGGTCGACCTGCTGGCCATCGTCGCCATCGCCTGGATCCTCTCCGGCGACCCCGGTCGGTTCGCGGAGGTCCTGGTGGTGACGACCCCCTGCCCCCTCATCATCGCCGCCTCGGTGGCCTTCATGGCGTGCATGAACCGGGCCGCGAAGGTCGGCATCATCGTGCGCGACTCCGATTCGCTGGAACGGCTCGGGCAGCTGGGGATCGGCCGCATCATGATGCTGACCGGGGACGGACGGGCCACTGCCGAGCAGGTCGGCTCGCGGCTCGGCATCGCGATGGGCGCCAAGGGTTCGGCGGTCGCCGTCGAGTCCGCCGACGTCATCATGGAGGACAACCTGCTGCGGGAGAGCACGGCCGTCATGATCGTCGGCACCACGGGGGCGATGCCCGCGGTGATCGGCGCCGGGCAGGCGGCGGTAGTGTCGGCCCCCGGGCGCACCGGAAGGTCGGCGCGTCGGCGGGGGACTGAGGGCCGGGACCGTCCCGGCCGCAGGAGACGAGGAGCGTACGGCACCGTGACCGCACAACCGCAGCAGACCGCGACATGCCAGGATCTCGCGTCCCCGGAGGCCGCAGACCTGCGGCTGGTGGTGACCGACATGGACGGCACCCTGCTGGACGGGCGGGGCGCGATCCCGGAGACCCTGTGGCCTCTGCTGGAGCGGATGGAGCGCCGCGGAATCCTCTTCGCCCCGGCCAGCGGACGCCAGTACGCCACCCTCGCACAGATGTTCGGCGCCCGACCCGGCATGCCGTTCATCGCCGAGAACGGGACCTTCGTGGTGCGCGACGGCGAGGCCCTCAGCGCCTCGGTGATCGACCCCGGCTACGTCGCCCGAACGGTGGCGCTGCTCCGCGGTCTGGCCCGGGCCGGGCGCGACATCGGCACCGTGCTGTGCGGCACCCGGACCGCCTACATCGAGCGGCCCGACGAGCCCTTCCGCGAGATCGTCGCGCCGTACTACCGCAGCAACGAGGTGGTCGACGACCTCCTGGGGGTCGACGAGGACATCATCAAGATCGCGGTCTACGACTTCGACCAGGCCGAGGCCGGAACCTACCCCGCCCTGGTCGCGGCGGCCGAGGGCCACAGGATCGTCCTCTCCACCGCCCACTGGCTCGACGTCAGCAATGCCGACGCCACCAAGGGCCGGGCCCTGGCTGCCATCCAGCACGAGCTGGGCATCGGGGCCTGCCAGACGGCGGTCTTCGGCGACTACCTCAACGACCTGGACATGTTCGACCACGCCGGCCTGTCCTTCGCGATGGCCAACGCCCACCCCGACCTCATTGCGCGCGCCCGCTTCCTCGCCCCCGCCAACACCGAGCACGGCGTCATCACCACCGTCACCCGGCTGCTCGACACCAACGGCACCGGCGACGAGGATGGATCCTGACCGCGCATCCACATCACCAGAAGGATCCGATATGTCACGTACCACCCTCACCTCCCACTCCGGCCTCGTGCTGCCCGCCATCGGGTTCGGCACCTACAAGCTCAACGGCTCGGCCGGCGTCCAGGCCCTCCACGCCGCCATCGACAACGGCTACACGCTGCTCGACTCGGCCTTCAACTACGAGAACGAGGGCACCGTGGGGCACGCGGTGCGCACCAGCGGCCACGATCGCGGGGACATCATCGTCACCTCGAAGCTGCCCGGACGCCACCACCGCCACGACGAGGCCCTGCGTACCGTCGAGGAGAGCGTCTACCGCACCGGGCTGGATGCCATCGACCTCTACCTCATCCACTGGCCCAACCCGAAGGTCGGCCTCTACGTCGAGGCCTGGCAGGCCCTCATCGAGGCCCGGGAGCGCGGTCTGCTCACGGCGATCGGGGTGTGCAACTTCCTGCCCGAGCACCTGGAGAGACTGGAGGCCGAGACCGGTGTGCTGCCCGACGTCAACCAGATCGAGCTGCACCCGTATTTCCCGCAGGCCGAGGCCCTGACCTACGACGCCGAGCACGGCATCATCACCGAGGCGTGGAGCCCCCTCGGGCGGGGCAATGACGTGTTGTCACAGCCTGTGATCGCCGAGATCGCGGCCGCCCACGACGCCACCGCGGCGCAGGTGGTGCTGGCCTGGCACATGGGCCGAGGGGCCCTGCCGCTGCCGAAGGCGGCGACCCCGTCCCGGCAGGTCGAGAATCTGGCGGCGACCGAGCTGGTGCTGACGAGCGCGGAGATCGACGCCGTCACCGCCCTGGGCCGCCCCGACGGACGTCTGGCGGATCAGGATCCGGCGGTCTACGAGGAGTTCTGAGTCACAGCAGGCCGTGCCGGCGGGCCTGGGCGCGCAGCTCCTCGCGGGCATCGGGGTGGGCCGCGCGCTCGATGAGCCGTTCGGCCTGCTCGGCCTCGTGGTGGTACAGCAGCTCGGCGACGCCGTTCTCGGTGATCACCGCGGTGGGCTGCGAATAGGTTGCCGGACCCGCCAGCTGGCCGATGATCGTCGACGTCTCGCGGTGGCGGCTGCGCAGCGCCACCAGGGACTGGCCTCCGCTCGAGTGCATCGCCCCGGCCTGGAAGTCGGTGGACCCGGCCGTTCCCGAGTAGATCCGGTCGCCGAACCGCGACGCGTTCACCTGGCCGAAAAGGTCGACCTGCAGTGCGCTGTGGATGCTCACGAAGGCCGGCAGCGCCGAGATGGAGGCCGGGTTGTTGGTCTTCTCGCAGCGCAGCAGTCTGACCCGCGGGTTGTCGTCGGCCCAGGCGTAGAGTTCCTCGCTGCCCAGCACCGCGGATCCGGTCATCTGCCGGCGGGCCACCAGCGCCCCGGCACGGTCCAGGTGCATCGCGGCGTCGGTGATCATGCCGGTCCAGATTCTCAGGTTGCGCCGCGCGTGCAGGCTGTGGGCGGCGGCGTCGGGGATCTTGCCGATGCCGATCTGGATGGTGGAGCCGTCGGCGACCCGGGAGGCGACGAGTTCGCCGATGCTCATCACCTCCTCGTCCAGATCGACCGGGGGCACCGGGATGAGCGGTGCGTCCACCTCCACGGCGTAGTCGATGACGTCGTCGGCCAGAACAGCGTCGCCACGGGTGAAGGGCATCCGGGGATTGATCTGGGCGATGATCGGCACCCCCCGCCGCTTGGCGTACTCGACGGCCGAGACCAGCAGCTGCACCTCGACGCCCATCGAGACCACGTGGTTGCGCGGAGTGGTGGTGTGCAGCACCACCATGTCGGGCGGGCAGCTGGTGGCGAACAGCAGGGCTGCGGTGCTCAACGGCACCGGGAAGTACCGCACCTGCCCGGCGGCCCGGGAACCCGGCCCGAGGAAGACCGTCTCGTGGGTCACCCCGTCGCGGGCCGGGACCCCCTCCGGAGCGTTGACGCAGAACAGGCTCCACCGCTCCAGCCGGGCGTCCAGGGCCCCCAGCAGCTCCAGTGGGGAGGCGCCGCCGCCGGGGGAGACGATCCGGGGGGCCTCGGGCAGGGTGGAGACGGCCCGGTCCAGCTCGTCGATGCTGATGAGACGCATGGCCCAACGCTAGCGGTCCTGGGCCTGTTCAGCGGGCCGGGAGGCCACTACCGTTGCTCCCGCACCCAGCCCCCACGGAAGAGCCTCACGATGCCTCAGCATTTCGACACCCTCGCGGTCCACGCCGGCCAGGAGACCTCGGATCCCACCACCCATGCCCGCGCGGTGCCGATCTACCAGACCGCGGCCTACACCTTCGACTCGACCGAGGAGGCCGCCGATCTGTTCGCCCTGCGCAAGCCCGGCAACATCTACGCCCGCATGATGAATCCCACCGAGGACGCCTTCGAGGCCCGGATCACGGCCCTCGAGGGAGGCGTCGGATCGCTGGCGGTGGCCTCGGGGATGTCGGCCATCACCTACGCCGTGCTCAACCTGTGCTTCGCCGGCGATCACATCGTGGCCCTGTCCACCCTCTACGGCGGCTCCTTCGCGCTGTTCGCCCACACCCTGTCCCAGTACGACATCCACGTCACCTTCGTCGATCCCGACGACCCGGGCGCCCTGGCCGCCGCGGTCACCGACCGGACCCGGCTGGTCTACGGGGAGACGATCGGCAACCCGGGCGTCAATGTCGTCGATCTGGACGCCTGGGCCGAGGCCTCCCACGCTCTGGGACTGCCGCTGATCATCGACAACACCATCCCCAGCCCCTACCTGTGCCGGCCCTTCGAGCACGGCGCCGACATCGTCGTCCACTCCGCGACCAAGTACATCGGCGGCCACGGCACCGCGATCGGCGGGGTCATCGTGGACGGAGGCCGCTTCGACTGGGCCGCCCACGCCGAGCGGTTCCCCGCACTCACCGGCCCCGACCACGCCTACCACGAGGTGGTGTGGACCGAGGCCGCCGGGGCCGCCGCCTACATCACCCGCGCCCGCACCGTGCTGCTGCGCAATATCGGCGCATCGATCTCCCCGTTCAACTCCTGGCTCTTCCTCCAGGGCCTGGAGACCCTCCACCTGCGGATGGAGCGCCACAGCGGCAACGCCCTGGAGATCGCCCGGTACCTGGAGGCCCACCCCGATGTCGCCTGGGTGCAGTACCCCGGGCTGGAGTCCAGCCCTTACCGGGAGGTGTCCGCCCGGATCCTGCCCCGCGGCTGCTCCGGCATCCTCACCTTCGGCCTGCGGGCCGGCAGGGAGGCCGGCACCCGGTTCATCGAGTCGCTGAAGCTGTTCAGCCACCTGGCCAATATCGGTGACGCCAAGTCGCTGGCGATCCACAACGCCTCGACCACCCATTCCCAGCTCACCGAGCCGGAACTGGAGGCGGCCGGCGTGCGGCCCGAGATGGTGCGCCTGTCGGTGGGCATCGAGGACGTCTCCGATCTCATCGCCGACCTGGAGCAGGCCCTGGCGGTCTCGCGCGGCTGAGGCTCAACGGCACTGGTGGCAGAATCAGTCCCGATGACACGCCAGTCAGCTTCACGAACCGAACCCCTCGGGCCCGGTGTCGGCCGGGTCGAGACCCGTCTCGCCACCGTCGCCGATCCCGACCATCCCCTCCAGCTCGTCTCCGGGGACCACCTCGACCATGTCGAGGTGGCCTACGAGACCTACGGATCCCTGTCGCCCGAGCGCGACAATGCCGTGTACATCTGCCACGCCCTCACCGGGGACGCCCATGCCGCCGGCATCCACGACGGGGAGACGAAGCCGGGCTGGTGGGACAACATCATCGGGCCCGGGCGCGCCATCGACACCGACCAGTGGTTCGTGGTGTCCTCCAACCTGCTGGGCGGCTGTTCGGGGACCACCGGGCCCACGTCGATGAACCCGGCCACCGGGCAGGTGTGGGGCACCGCCTTCCCGCAGATCGACATGCACGACTTCGTGGAGGTGCATCTGCGGCTGGCCGCCCATCTGGGCATCGAGAAGTTCCATGCCGTGGTGGGCGGGTCGATGGGCGGGATGCAGGCCCTCGACTGGTCGCTGACCCACCCCGACACCCTCGACAACGCGGTGATCGTCGCCGCCTCCAGCAGACTCACCGCCCAGAACATCGCGTTCTCGGCGGTGGGCCGCGAGGCCATCGTGCGCGATCGCGACTTCGACGACGGGCACTACCTGGACGCCGATCGCCGTCCCGACACGGGGTTGTCGATCGCCCGGATGCTGGCCCACATCACCTACCTGTCGGAGGACGCCTTCGCCGAGAAGTTCGGCCGCACCCACCAGTTCGGCGAGCCGCGCCGCGGATTCGGCGTCGACTTCGCGGTGGAGAGCTACCTGGACCACCAGGGGGAGACCTTCCTCACCCGCTTCGACCCGCTCAGCTACATCTATCTCACCCGCGTGATGGACTACTTCGACCCCTTCGGCACCACCGGCGCCACGGACCTGGTGGTCGCCGACCCGGTGAACTACCTGGTCGTGTGCTTCGACACCGACTGGCGCTTCTCCCCGGCCCACTCCCGCCGGATCGTCCGCCACCTGGAGGGGGCCGGGCTGCCGGTGAGCTTCTTCACCATCGCCTCCTCCTGGGGCCACGACTCCTTCCTCATGAAGCTGGACCCCTACCACGACCTGGTGCGCGCCTTCCTCGAGGTGCCCGCCGGGCGGCGCACCGGGAGGGCCTCGAGGCGGGCCCCCCACCACGACGGCCACATCTGCACCAGGGAGGTCGACCGGTGAGCGGTCAGACAGGGCTGCGCCCCGACCAGGTGATCATCTCGGACCTGGTGCCCACCGGATCCCGCGTCCTGGATCTGGGCTGCGGCGACGGCGTCCTGCTGCGGCGCCTGATGGACGAGCGCTACTGCCTGGGCACCGGGGTGGACTCCGACACCTCCGAGCTGCTG contains these protein-coding regions:
- a CDS encoding MFS transporter, whose translation is MPSRVRRRLPSLSRGPVTAALVFLVALNLRPALTAVGPVLPRIGAELRLGEGAQGLIGSLPLLAFAAVSPLVHRIAARLGADRTVLIALVLLAAGIVVRSATGTPGLWAGTVVVGSAIAIGNVLVPVLVRRDYSGRVSAATGVYSACITLAAALASAAAVPLADALGWRAALGIWALPAGAVAVVWISRCSGAPVDRSREAGDGTAGDAPAVVGSLWRRRQTWLVTAFMGLQSTSFYTTVTWLPTIEAASGQTPAAAGMHLFVFQCVGIASGLAIPSLMRNPSSQVGAALAASLPLFIGLLGLLTAPGAAVVWVAVAGLGSGASLVVALSLIGMRGRSTAETARLSGAAQSAGYLMAALGPVLIGRLAGETGGWTVPLAVMAALALAQSVVAVPAGRP
- a CDS encoding HAD-IIB family hydrolase, with protein sequence MDGTLLDGRGAIPETLWPLLERMERRGILFAPASGRQYATLAQMFGARPGMPFIAENGTFVVRDGEALSASVIDPGYVARTVALLRGLARAGRDIGTVLCGTRTAYIERPDEPFREIVAPYYRSNEVVDDLLGVDEDIIKIAVYDFDQAEAGTYPALVAAAEGHRIVLSTAHWLDVSNADATKGRALAAIQHELGIGACQTAVFGDYLNDLDMFDHAGLSFAMANAHPDLIARARFLAPANTEHGVITTVTRLLDTNGTGDEDGS
- a CDS encoding aldo/keto reductase, whose protein sequence is MSRTTLTSHSGLVLPAIGFGTYKLNGSAGVQALHAAIDNGYTLLDSAFNYENEGTVGHAVRTSGHDRGDIIVTSKLPGRHHRHDEALRTVEESVYRTGLDAIDLYLIHWPNPKVGLYVEAWQALIEARERGLLTAIGVCNFLPEHLERLEAETGVLPDVNQIELHPYFPQAEALTYDAEHGIITEAWSPLGRGNDVLSQPVIAEIAAAHDATAAQVVLAWHMGRGALPLPKAATPSRQVENLAATELVLTSAEIDAVTALGRPDGRLADQDPAVYEEF
- a CDS encoding acetyl-CoA hydrolase/transferase family protein produces the protein MRLISIDELDRAVSTLPEAPRIVSPGGGASPLELLGALDARLERWSLFCVNAPEGVPARDGVTHETVFLGPGSRAAGQVRYFPVPLSTAALLFATSCPPDMVVLHTTTPRNHVVSMGVEVQLLVSAVEYAKRRGVPIIAQINPRMPFTRGDAVLADDVIDYAVEVDAPLIPVPPVDLDEEVMSIGELVASRVADGSTIQIGIGKIPDAAAHSLHARRNLRIWTGMITDAAMHLDRAGALVARRQMTGSAVLGSEELYAWADDNPRVRLLRCEKTNNPASISALPAFVSIHSALQVDLFGQVNASRFGDRIYSGTAGSTDFQAGAMHSSGGQSLVALRSRHRETSTIIGQLAGPATYSQPTAVITENGVAELLYHHEAEQAERLIERAAHPDAREELRAQARRHGLL
- a CDS encoding O-acetylhomoserine aminocarboxypropyltransferase/cysteine synthase family protein encodes the protein MPQHFDTLAVHAGQETSDPTTHARAVPIYQTAAYTFDSTEEAADLFALRKPGNIYARMMNPTEDAFEARITALEGGVGSLAVASGMSAITYAVLNLCFAGDHIVALSTLYGGSFALFAHTLSQYDIHVTFVDPDDPGALAAAVTDRTRLVYGETIGNPGVNVVDLDAWAEASHALGLPLIIDNTIPSPYLCRPFEHGADIVVHSATKYIGGHGTAIGGVIVDGGRFDWAAHAERFPALTGPDHAYHEVVWTEAAGAAAYITRARTVLLRNIGASISPFNSWLFLQGLETLHLRMERHSGNALEIARYLEAHPDVAWVQYPGLESSPYREVSARILPRGCSGILTFGLRAGREAGTRFIESLKLFSHLANIGDAKSLAIHNASTTHSQLTEPELEAAGVRPEMVRLSVGIEDVSDLIADLEQALAVSRG
- the metX gene encoding homoserine O-acetyltransferase MetX codes for the protein MTRQSASRTEPLGPGVGRVETRLATVADPDHPLQLVSGDHLDHVEVAYETYGSLSPERDNAVYICHALTGDAHAAGIHDGETKPGWWDNIIGPGRAIDTDQWFVVSSNLLGGCSGTTGPTSMNPATGQVWGTAFPQIDMHDFVEVHLRLAAHLGIEKFHAVVGGSMGGMQALDWSLTHPDTLDNAVIVAASSRLTAQNIAFSAVGREAIVRDRDFDDGHYLDADRRPDTGLSIARMLAHITYLSEDAFAEKFGRTHQFGEPRRGFGVDFAVESYLDHQGETFLTRFDPLSYIYLTRVMDYFDPFGTTGATDLVVADPVNYLVVCFDTDWRFSPAHSRRIVRHLEGAGLPVSFFTIASSWGHDSFLMKLDPYHDLVRAFLEVPAGRRTGRASRRAPHHDGHICTREVDR